The segment GGGCGAAGCCCCCGGAACGGGGCCCGGGGCGGAGCCCCCAGGGAACGGGGCCCGGGGCGGAGCCCCCGGAACGGGGTCCGGGGCGGAGGCCCCGGGGAACGGGGGAAGGGCGGGGCGGGGAGCGGCTCCGCGCAGCGGCGTAGGGGCGGGACAGGCCCTTGGGCCTGTCGTCAAAGTCCCGTCGTCGCCCGGAGGGCGGCCCCGCGGCGTCTGGTGCGTGCTCCCGGTGCGCCGGGGGCACGGCCTCGTACTGGACGTACTCGGCCGTGCTCCCGGTGCGGCGAGAGTGCGTGCCAGACGCCGCGGGGCAGACGGGACTTTGACGACAGGCCCTAGGCTGGGCGGGTGGAAGGAACCGCGTCACTCGAACCGCTCGCGCACGAGCTCGCCGCTCTCCCGCCCTCCCTCGGCCCCGTCCGGGTGATCGGGGTCGACGGGCACGCCGGCAGCGGCAAGAGCACCTTCGCCGGCCGCCTCGCCGAGGCGCTCGGCGGGGCGCCCGTGCTGCACCTGGACGACGTGGCCAGCCATGCGGAGCTGTTCGGCTGGTGGGAGCGGCTGCGTACGCAGGTCGTGGAGCCGCTCGCCGCCGGGCGCCCCGCGCGCTGGGCCCCGTACGACTGGGACCGGCGCCGCTTCGGGCCCGAGCAGGTGCTGGAGCCCGCCCCGGTGCTGCTGGTCGAGGGGGTCGGGGCCGGGCGGCGGGCGCTGCGGCCGTACCTGGCGCGGCTGCTGTGGATGGAGACGCCCCGTGAGACCTCCTGGGGGCGGGGACGGGAACGGGACGGGCGCGAACTCTCCGCCTTCTGGGACGGATGGGAGCGCGCCGAGCTCGCGCACTTCTCGGACGACCCTTCGCGCCCCTTCGCGCACACCTTGGTGCGCCAGAGCGGTACGGGATACGAGTGGACTTCCGGGGTTTCTGCGACCCCCGGAACGCCCCTCGCGCTCACCGAACGTGACGGACTCCCCCAGGCCTGAGCCCTCCCGCGCGACGGAGGCACCAGGGCTTCCCCGAGCCGCTTGACCCGGGCCCGGATGCGGCCTTACGTTCTGAATGCGCGGTCTGTGAAGGCCGCCGCGGACACGAAGCCCCCGGTTGTTCCCCCGTGATCGGGGGCTTCGTTCTGCCCGGAGCAGGTTCCGGCCGGGCGTGGGGCGCGCCTCTCCGCCCACCGACGTTCACCCTGAGTCACCTCACGCTTCCGGGGGATACCCCCGACCCGTGTCCACCGCACCCTGGGTAAGGTGCGTCACCGCAGGTACGATGCAGCCCTGATTTCATCGGCCGGGTGGACGACTCGCGCGCTCGGCGCGCGGGTTGCCGCGTGCAACGGGCAGGCTTGTGGGGGACGTGATGGACTTCGGCATGCCGGGCAGCGCACACGCCCCGGCCGAACTCGCCTGGCTGCGCGGGGTCGACGCCTGCACCATGGGCGCCTACCCGCAGGCCGAGGAGGAGTTCCGCACGGCCGTCGGCCTGGATCCCGCCATGGCCGACGCCTGGCTGGGGCTGCACGCGCTGCGCGTGGACACCACCAACGCGTTACTGCGCATGTACGCCCACCGCGACCGCTTCGGCGAGCAGCGCACCCGCCACCGCCGGACCCTGAACTCCTGGTACTGGCTCGGCTGGTGGGTGCAACCGGTGCTGGAGAGCCGGCGCGACCTGCTGCTGGCCCACGCCTCCCACTGGCTGGACGGCCGCCACGTCCCCGAGCTGGACCAGGCCCTGGCCGCGCTGCCCCCGGTGGACACCGACCCGCAGGTCCGGTTCCTGCACGCCTGCCGGGCGTACCTGGTCAAGGACTGGGAGCAGCTCGTACGGCACACCGAGCCGCTGGTCCACGACCCGCTGCTGGGCATCGAGGCGGGGCTCTTCGGCGGGATGGCCCGGGTCCGGCTGGAGATGTACGGGCAGGCGGAGCCGATGCTGTCGGCGGCGCTGATGCGCTGCCGCAGCGAGCAGCCCCAGCGCAAGGAGCTGCGGTACTGGCTGGCGCGGGCCCGCGAGGGCACGGGGCGCAGCGCGGCGGCGCTGCCGCTGTACCGGGCCGTGCACCGGGTGGACCCGGCGTTCATGGACACGGCGGCGCGGCTGACGGCCATCGAGGACAGCACCGACCCCGACGACATGGCCGGGATGGCGGACGCCGCCGGGTACGCCGGGTACGGGGGGCACCTGTCCGAGGGCTTCGCCGGGCACGGGCTCTCCCCGGCCGGCGGGGACTACACGGCGGTGGCGCTGGGCGGCGGAGGGGGGCCGGTGCAGGACGTGGCCCCGGACGGGCAGGTGGACGCCGATCCCCCGACGCCCGGGGAGCCGCCGGACCCCCGCTTCGGGCCGTCGGCCGGGACGGGCCGGCTGGAGGGCGTACGGCACAAGGTGACCCTCCCCGCTCAGGGCGCCCCCGCCGGGCTGCCCGCCGGTCCGGCGGATCCGCAGGCGCTGGCACAGGCCCTGGCGGAGCTGGAGCGGATGGTGGGGCTGGAGCCGGTGAAGCGGCAGGTGAAGGCCCTCTCGGCGCAGCTGCACATGGCCCGGCTGCGGGCCGCGCAGGGGCTCCCGGTGCAGCCGCCGAAGCGGCACTTCGTCTTCTCGGGGCCCTCGGGGACGGGCAAGACCACGGTGGCGCGGATCCTGGGGCGGGTCTTCTACGCGCTGGGGCTGCTGGGCGGGGACCATCTGGTGGAGGCGCAACGGGCCGATCTGGTGGGCGAGTTCCTGGGGCAGACGGCGGTCAAGGCGAACGAGCTGATCGACTCGGCGATCGGCGGGGTGCTGTTCGTGGACGAGGCGTACAGCCTGTCCAACTCCGGCTACAGCAAGGGCGACGCGTACGGGGACGAGGCCCTGCAGGTGCTGCTCAAGCGCGCCGAGGACAACCGGGACCACCTGGTGGTCATCCTGGCGGGCTATCCGGCGGGCATGGACCGGCTGCTGGCGGCCAATCCGGGGCTGTCCTCGCGGTTCACGACCAGGGTGGACTTCCCCAGCTACCGGCCGGCGGAACTGACCGCGATCGGCGGGGTGCTGGCCGACGCGAACGGGGACCGCTGGGACGAGGAGGCGCTGGAGGAACTGCGCAGCATCAGCGGGCACGTGGTGGAGCAGGGCTGGATCGACGAGCTCGGCAACGGGCGGTTCCTGCGCACCCTGTACGAGAAGAGCTGCGCCTACCGGGACCTGCGGCTGGCGGGCTTCGCCGGGGAGCCCTCGCGCGACGACCTGGCGACGCTGCGGCTGGCGGACCTGATGCAGGCGTACGGCGAGGTGCTGTCGGGGCGGGGGCCGCAGGAGCGGCCGGAGCCGCCGGCGGTGTAGCCCGGCCGGCCGTCAGGGGGCCGGCGGGCCCGCGCGGACGACGGCCTGGTCCCCGCGGGGGCCGAAGAGGTGCAGGACCTCTGCGGCTCCGCCGTCGGCCGGGCCGAACCAGTGGGGACGGGCGGTGTCGAACTCGGCGGCCTCGCCGGGGTGGAGGACGAACTCCTCGTCGTCGAGGAGCAGGCGCACCCGGCCCGCGAGGACGTAGAACCACTCGTGGCCCTCGTGGGTGACCTGCTTCGGCTCGCGCGGGGTCAGTACCTGCTTGAACACCTGGATCCGGCCCGGGTAGCGGGTCAGGGGCACGATGACGCGGCCGTGCTTGCGCAGGGGCTCCAGGTGGACCCGGGGATCACCGGTGGCCGGGGCGCCGACGAGCTGGTCGAGGGCGACGCGGTGGGTGCGGGCGAGGGGGATGAGCAGTTCGAGGGTGGGGCGGCGTTTGCCGGACTCCAGGCGGGAGAGGGTGCTCACCGAGATCCCCGTGGTGGCGGCCAGGGCCTCCAGGGTGAGGCCGCGGTCGTGGCGGAGCCGGCGGAGGCGGGGGCCGATGGCGTCGAGTACCTGTTCCGTTTCCGGGTCCACGGGACCATTGTGCCGTCCGCCGTCCGCCGGGTGCCGGGTGCCGGGTGCCGGGTGCGGCTGGGCGGGCCAGTGCGCGGGGCCTCTCCCCGGCCCGCCCTGCCTCCGTTCCTCCCCCGGCTACCTCCCCCAGACTCCGTCCGGGGGACCCCCAGAGGTGCCCCCAGGGGCTCCGCCCCGGACCCCCGCGCCTCGAGCGCCGGCGAGGCCGGATTCAGGGCGTCAGGGCTCCCGCGCGGCGGCGGGGCGGGACGCGGTGGGCGGGGTCGCGGACCTCGCCCACCAGCATTTCCAGGACGTCCTCCAGGGCCACCAGGCCCAGGACCCGGCCGGACGTGTCGGCGACCTGGGCCAGGTGGGTGGCGTCGCGCCGCATGACGCTGAGGGCGTCGTCCAGCGGGAGCGTCGAGCACAGGGTGGTCATCCGGCGCCACACCCGCTGCGGGACGGCCCGCTCCCGGTCCTCCAGGTCCAGGACGTCCTTGACGTGGAGGTAGCCCATGAACGCGCCGCTGTCCGAGCGGACCGGGAAGCGCGAGTAGCCGGTGCGCACGGTCAGCTGTTCGATCTGGCGCGGGGTGACGGCCGGGCCGACGGTGACGAGCCGGCCCGGGGCCAGCAGGACGTCGGTGACCGGGCGGCTGCCCAGCTCCAGTGCGTCCTCCAGGCGTTCCTGTTCGACCGGTTCGAGGAGCCCGGCCTGCCGGGAGTCCTGCACCAGGCGGCCGAGCTGGGCGCTGGTGTAGACGGCCTCCACCTCGTCCTTGGGCTCCACCTTGAACAGCCGCAGCACGAACGCGGCACAGGCCCCCAGGGCGGTGGTGACCGGCCCGCAGAGGCGGGCGAAGGCCACCAGGCCGGGGCTGAACCACAGGGCGGTCTTCTCGGGGGCGGCCATGGCGAGGTTCTTGGGGACCATCTCGCCGATGACCAGGTGGAGGAAGACCACCGCCGCCAGCGCGACGGCGTAGCCCAGCGGGTGGACCAGGCCCTCGGGCACGTGGACCGCCTCGAAGACGGGCTCCAGCAGCCGGGCCACGGTGGGCTCGGCGACCGCGCCGAGGGTGAGCGAGCACAGGGTGATGCCGAACTGGGCGGCCGCCATCATCCGGGGCAGGTTCTCCAGGCCGTACAGCACCTGGCGGGCCCGCTTGGAGCCGGCCGCCAGGGGCTCGATCTGGCTGCGGCGCACGGAGACGAGCGCGAACTCGGCGCCGACGAAGAAACCGTTGGCCAGGACAAGGAGCAGGGCGAAGAGCAGCTGGAGGGCGTTCACCGGGCGGCGCCTTCCAGCTCGGCCCGCTGCCGCCCGGCGGCGCGGGCGGGCTGCGGGACGGCCTCGGCCACGGCCTGCGGCACCGCCGTCAGGCGGACCAGCCGGACCCGTTCGGCCCGGTTGCGCCGGACCTGACGGACGGACAGCTTCCAGCCGGGCAGCTCGGCCCGGTCCCCGGGGGCGGGGATCCGGCCCAGGAGGTCGGCGACGAGACCGGCGACGGTCTCGTACGGGCCCTCGGGCACCTCCAGGCCTATGCGGCGCAGGGTGTGCACGCGGCAGCTGCCGTCGGCCTCCCAGGAGGGGCGGCCGTCCTCGGCGGTCACGGCCGCCAGTTCGTGGCTGTCGTCCTCGGCGAGGTCGTGCTCGTCGCGGACCTCGCCGACGAGTTCCTCCACGATGTCCTCCAGGGTGACCACACCGGCGGTGCCGCCGTACTCGTCGACGACCACGGCCATCGGCTGTTCGCTGCGCAGCCGCTCCAGCAGCGGCTGGACCGGCAGGGAGCCGGGGACCAGCAGCGGGGCGACGCAGATCCGGCCGACGGTCGTACGGGCGCGCTCGGACTCGCGCACGGCGAGGGCGTCCTTGAGGTGGACGACCCCGGTGATCTCGTCGATGCGCTCGCGGTAGACCGGGAAGCGGGACAGGCCGGTGGCACGGGTCAGGTTCAGCACGTCGGCCGCGGTGGCCGAGTCCTGGAGGGCGCTGACCTTCACCCGGGGGGTCATGACGTGCTGGGCGGTGAGCTCGCCCAGCGAGAGGGTCCGGACGAAGAGGTCGGCGGTGTCCTGTTCGAGGGCGCCGGCCTGGGCCGAATGGCGGACCAGGGAGACCAGCTCGCCGGGGGTGCGGGCGGAGGCCATCTCCTCGGCGGGTTCGACGCCGAGCGCTCGCACGAGGCGGTTGGCGACGGCGTTGAGGCCGGAGATGACGGGCCGCAGGGCCCGGGAGAAGGCCTGCTGCGGGCCGGCCACGAAGCGGGCGACCTGGAGCGGCTTGGAGACGGCCCAGTTCTTCGGGACGAGCTCGCCGACGACCATCTGGACGGCGGAGGCGAGCAGCATGCCGATGAGGACGGCGGCTCCGGGGACGGCCCCGTCGGGCAGGCCGGTCGCGGCGAGCGGCTTCGACAGCAGCGAGGCGAGGGCCGGTTCGGCGAGCATGCCGACGACGAGGGAGGTGATGGTGATGCCGAGCTGGGTGCCGGAGAGCTGGAAGGACAGCTCCCGCAGGGCTTCGACCACCGTGCGGGCACGGCGGTCACCGTCGGCTGCGGCCCGTTCGGCCTCGGGCTTCTCCACCGTGACGAGGCCGAACTCGGCCGCCACGAAGAAACCGTTGGCGAGGATCAGGGCGAATGCCGCCACGAGCAGCAGTAGCGGGATGGTCATGCCGCCGCCTCCACGGGGAGGGCGGCGCGGGTACTACCGGACGATCCGTCCATTGCTGGAGGGAGTCACTCCTCTGGTCGCAGGTGCCCACGGGCCACGGGGTCCCGGGGCGGGTGGGTGGGCGCTGTGGTGCGCCGCCCCACCAGGGTAGTCATTGAGATCGCCGCCGCAATGGGACGCAGCGGGCGGGTGCGTGTGCGCCGGGCTCAGCGGCCGGCGGCGCCGGTCCCGTGGGCCTCGGCGAGGGCGCGCAGGGCGCGGGCGTCGCCGATGGCGCGGGCCTTGGCGATGCCGGGCTGGATGCCGAGGGCGGGCAGGCTGGTGCCGTCGTTGAGGTCGAGGAAGACCCAGGGGTCGCCGGGGCGGAGGTTGACGCGCAGGATCTGCGCCCATTCCAGGCGGCGGGTGGTGGTGAGGTTCACCACGGTGACCCCGGCCTCGTCCGCGACCACCTTGGGGCGGCTGAGCAGGACGAGGACGGAGGCCATCAGGACGGCGGTGACGACGAAGCTGATCCGCTCGCCGGGGCTGAGGTTCTCCAGCAGCAGGGCGATCGCCGTGATGGTGGCGAACATGACGGAGCCGACGCCCAGCAGCACCGCACGGGTACGGTTCGGCCGGAAGGTGACCGGCAGTTCGGGCGGTGCGGGCTGGGCGGCGGACTCGCTCATGGTGCGGTGATGCCTTCGGGGACGGGCCGGCCGGTCAGAGGCGGCAGGCGTGGATCGAGGTGGTGAGGATCGCGCGCGCGCCGAGCTCGTACAGGTCGTCCATGATCCGCTGGGCCTCCTTGGCGGGGACCATGGCGCGGACGGCGACCCAGCCCTCGTTGTGGAGCGGGGAGATCGTCGGCGACTCCAGGCCCGGGGTGAGGGCGACCGCGCGCTCCAGGTGCTCGGCGCGGCAGTCGTAGTCCATCATCACGTAGCTGCGGGCCACCAGGACGCCCTGGAGGCGGCGCAGGAACTGCGCGACCTTCGGGTCGTCGCCGTCGGCGCCGGTGCGGCGGATGACGGTCGCCTCGGACTTGAGGATCGGCTCGCCGATGACCTCCAGGCCGGCGTTGCGCAGGCTGGTGCCGGTCTCGACCACGTCGGCGATGATCTGCGCGACGCCGAGCTCGATGGCGGTCTCGACGGCGCCGTCGAGGTGGACGACGGAGGCGTCGACGCCGAGGTCGGCGAGGTGCTTGGCGACGATGCCCTCGTAGGAGGTGGCGATCGTCATCCCGCCGAAGTCCTCGGGGCCCTTCGCGGTGCCGGGCTTGGTGGCGTAGCGGAAGGTGGAGCGGCCGAAGTTCAGCGGCAGGATCTCCTCGGCGTTGGCGCCGGAGTCCAGCAGCAGGTCGCGGCCGGTGATGCCGATGTCGAGCTTGCCCGACGCGACGTAGATCGCGATGTCCTTCGGGCGGAGGTAGAAGAACTCGACCTCGTTGTCGGGGTCGACCGTGACGAGTTCCTTGGACTCCTTGCGCTGGCGGTAGCCGGCCTCATGGAGCATCTCCGACGCCGGTCCGGAGAGCGAACCCTTGTTGGGGACGGCGATGCGCAGCATGGGGCTTCCTTCTGTGCTGGGTGCGTAAGGGGTGGGTGGGCGGGGGCCCGCGGTGGAGAGCTCCGGCCTAGAGGTGGGAGTAGACGTCGTCGAGGGAGATCCCGCGCGCCACCATCATCACCTGGACGTGGTAGAGCAGCTGGGAGATCTCCTCGGCGGCGGCTTCCTTGCCCTCGTACTCGGCGGCCATCCAGACCTCGGCGGCCTCCTCGACGATCTTCTTGCCGATGGCATGGACGCCCTTGCCCACGAGCTCGGCGGTGCGGGAGGTGCTGGGGTCGCCTTCGGCGGCCTTGAGCTGGAGCTCGGTGAAGAGCTCTTCAAAGGTCTTGTTCGCCATGATGCCCTTAGGGTACGGGTTCGCCCGGGGCCCCCGGTGCCAGGGTTCACTCCGTGGACTGGGCCGTCCGGAAGCGAGGCCCTAGCGCCAGGGCTCGCTGACGGTCCGCAGGGTCATGGCGGTGGAGACGGCGGCGGTGACCGCTTCGTGTCCCTTGTCCTCGTTCGAGCCCTCCAGGCCGGCGCGGTCCAGCGCCTGCTCGTCGTTGTCGCAGGTCAGGACGCCGAAGCCGACGGGGACCCCGGTGTCGATGGACACCTGGACCAGGCCCTGGGTGACGCCCTGGCAGACGTAGTCGAAGTGCGGGGTGCCGCCGCGGATGACCACGCCGAGGGCGACGATGGCGTCGTAGCCGCGTCCGGCGAGCACCTTGGCGACGACCGGGAGCTCGAAGCTGCCCGGGACGCGCAGCAGGGTGGGCTCGTCGATGCCCAGCTCGTGCAGGGCCCGCAGGGCGCCGTCGACCAGGCCGTCCATGACCTTCTCGTGCCACTGGGCCGCGATCACGGCCACCCGGAGGTCGCCGCAGTTCTTCACGCTCAGTACGGGTGCGCCCTTGCCGCTCACAGCTCTGCTCCTCGGGGGTTCCGGTTCGGTACCGGGTTGACGGGTGGGGTGGGTGGTGCGTGGTGCGTGTGCTGGGTGGTGCGTGTGGTGCGTGTTACTGGTTGCCGCAGGCGGAGGTGGGCACGGCCCCCTCCAGCCAGGGGAGGTCGTGGCCCATGCGGTCCCGCTTGGTGCGCAGGTACCGCAGGTTGTGCTCGCCCGCCTGGACGGGCATGGGCTCGCGGCCGGCGACCGAGATGCCGTGGTCCTCCAGGGCGGCCGCCTTGTCGGGGTTGTTGGTCAGCAGCCGGACGGTGCGCACGCCGAGGTCGGCGAGGATCTGTGCGCCGGCGCCGTAGTCGCGGGCGTCGGCGGGCAGGCCGAGTTCCAGGTTGGCGTCCAGGGTGTCGCGGCCGCGCTCCTGGAGCTCGTAGGCGCGCATCTTGGACAGCAGTCCGATGCCGCGGCCCTCGTGTCCGCGCAGGTAGACGATGACCCCGCGGCCTTCGGCCTGGACCCGGGCCATGGCGGCCTGGAGCTGGGGGCCGCAGTCGCAGCGCTGGGACTGGAAGATGTCGCCGGTCAGGCACTCGGAGTGCATCCGGACGAGGACGTCCCGGCCGTCGCCGATCTCGCCGTGGACGAGGGCGACGTGCTCGACGCCGTCGACGGTGGAGCGGTACCCGTACGCGGTGAACTCGCCGGCGGCGGTCGGCAGGCTGACCTCGGCCTCGCGGCGGACGGTGGGCTCGGCGGAGCGGCGGTAGGCGATCAGGTCCTCGATGGAGATGATCGTCAGGCCGTGCTTGCGGGCGAAGGGGATCAGCTCGGGCAGCCGCAGCATGACCCCGTCCTCGCCGGCGATCTCCACGATGGCGCCGGCCGGGCGCAGGCCCGCGAGGCGGGCGAGGTCGACGGCGGCCTCGGTGTGGCCGTTGCGGACCAGGACGCCGCCGGGCTTGGCGCGCAGCGGGAAGATGTGGCCGGGGCGGACGAAGTCGCCGGGCTCGGAGGTGCCGTTCGCGAGCAGGCGCAGGGTGGTGGCCCGGTCGGCGGCGGAGATGCCGGTCGTGACGCCGTGCGCCGCGCCGGCGTCGACGGAGACGGTGAAGGCCGTCTTCATCGACTCGGTGTTGTGCCGGACCATCTGCGGGAGCTCCAGGCGGTCCAGCTCGGGGCCCTCCATCGGCGCGCAGATCAGGCCCCGGCACTCGCTCATCATGAACGCGATGATCTCGGGGGTGGCCTTCTCGGCGGCGATGACGAGGTCGCCCTCGTTCTCGCGGTCCTCGTCGTCGACGACGACCACGGGCCGGCCGGCGGCGATGTCGCGGATGGCCTGCTCGACGGGGTCGAGGCGGAAGGACTCCGCGGTGTCGGAGTCGGCCGGGTCGGGCACGGGCTTGAGGAGGGGGGTCATGCCGTTGCTCCTTCGAGGGCCGGGGCGGGAGTGGTGCGCGAGCGCTGGTACCAGTCGTAGGCACCCCAGAGCACGAGCGCTCCGTAGATCACGTAGACGAACGCGGAGAAGGCGTAGCCGCTGGTGAAGGCGAGGGGGACGCCGACCGCGTCGACGAGCAGCCAGGCGAACCAGAACTCGACCAGGCCCTTGGCCTGGGCGTACATGGCGACGATGGTGCCGACGAAGATGTAGGCGTCCGGCAGCGGGTTCCAGGACATCCACGGGTAGAGGGTGAACAGCCCGGTGACGGCGAGGGTGCCGACGGCGGCGGCGCCCAGCAGCAGGCCGCGCTCGCGCCAGGTGGCGAAGCGCACGGCGAGGGAGGCGTCCTGGGCCTGCCGCTTGCCGCGGGTCCACTGGGCCCAGCCCCACAGGGCGACCAGCATGACGACGACCTGCTTGCCGGCGTTGCCGGAGAGGTGTCCGGCGGCGAAGGCGACGAAGAGGATGGCGCCGGAGAGGAACTGGGTCGGCCAGGTCCATATGGAGCGCTTCCAGCCCAGGGCGAGGGCGATCAGGCCCATGGTGTTGCCGATGGCGTCGGACCAGATGATCTTCTGGCCGAAGGCGGTGAAGGCCTCGGAGTTCAGCCAGGTCAGGGCGCTCACTTCTGCGCCTCCTCGGCGTGCAGCGGGTTCACGCCGGCGGCGAGCAGGCGCTCGACGTACTTGGCGAGGACGTCGACCTCCAGGTTGACCGGGTCGCCGGGCTGCTTGATGCCCAGGGTGGTCAGCGCGAGGGTGGTGGGGATGAGGCTGATGGTGAAGTAGTCGGCGGCGGCCTCGACGACGGTGAGGCTGACGCCGTCGACCGTGATGGAGCCCTTCTCCACGACGTAGCGGGCGAGGTCCGCCGGGAGCGCGATCTTGACGAGCTCCCAGTGCTCGGAGGGGGTGCGGGAGAGGATCCGGCCGGTGCCGTCGACGTGGCCCTGGACCAGGTGTCCGCCGAGCCGGCCGCCGAGGGCCATGGGGCGCTCCAGGTTGACCCGGGAGCCTTCGGCCAGGGCACCGAGGCTGGAGCGGTTGAGGGTCTCCTGCATGACGTCGGCGGTGAACTCGCCGTCCGCGGTCTCCACGACGGTCAGGCAGACGCCGTTGACGGCGATCGAGTCGCCGTGCTTGGCGCCCTCGGTGACGACCGGGCCGCGCAGGCGGAAGCGGGAGGCCTCGGCGAGCTGCTCGACGGCGGTGACCTCGCCCAGTTCTTCGACGATTCCGGTGAACACTCAGTGCTCCTTGGGGGCGTTGGCGGGAACGGCGGTGATGCGCAGATCGGTGCCGCTGCGGACGGCCTCGGTGATGTCGAGGCGTACGGCGTGGGCGATGTTCGTGATGCCGGCGCCGCCGAGGGCGGCGGGGCCGGCGCCGAGGAGGGCCGGGGCGATGTAGCCGACGACGCGGTCGACGGCGCCGGCCTCCAGGAAGGCTCCGGCGAGGGTGGGTCCGCCTTCGAGGAGGACGGAGCGCACCCCGCGGTCGTACAGCTCGGTGAGCAGGGCGGCGACGGGGACCCGGCCGTCCTGCAGGGGCAGCCGCAGGACGTCGGCGCCGGGCAGGTGGCGGGTGTCGGCGTCCTCGCCGGTGACGATCAGGGTGGGGCCCGCGTCGTCGAGGATGCGGGCCGTGGGGAGGAGTGCGGCGCGGGTGTCGAGGGCGACGCGCAGCGGCTGGACGGCCCGGTCGATGCCACGTACGGCCAGGTGGGGGTCGTCGGTGCGCAGGGTGCCGCCGCCGACGAGGACGGCGTCGGCCTCGGCGCGCAGCCGGTGGACGTCGGCGCGGGACTCGGCGGAGGTGATCCAGCGGCTGCTGCCGTCCTCGGCGGCGCTGCGGCCGTCGAGGGTGGCGGCGTACTTCCAGGTGACGTGGGGGCGGCCCAGGCGCACGGAGGTGAGCCAGGCGGCGTTGCCCTGCTCTGCCTCGTCGGCGAGGAGGCCCGCCTCGGTGGCGATCCCGGCGCCGCGCAGGGTGGCGCCGCCCCCGCTGGCCTGCGGGTTCGGGTCGGAGACGGCGTAGACCACGCGGGTGATCCCGGCGTCGATGAGCGCCTGCGCGCAGGGGCCGGTACGGCCGGTGTGGTTGCAGGGTTCGAGGGTGACGTAGGCAGTGGCGCCGCGGGCGGCGTCCCCGGCCGCGCGCAGGGCGTGGACCTCGGCGTGCGGGCCGCCGGCCCGCTGGTGCCAGCCCTCGCCGACGACGGCGCCCGCGGGGTCGGTGATGACGCAGCCGACGACGGGGTTGGGGCTGGTGGAGCCGAGTCCGCGGGAGGCCAGCTCGATGGCCCGGCGCATCGCGGTGATGCTCGGGTCGGCTGCTGCCTGCGCGGTGTGTGTCGCCACCGGGTCCTCCTGCCTCATCGGGCACGGACTCCGGGGCCTGTCGGGATACGACAGATGAAGCGGGAAAGCGCACGCGGGGACGCCGGGGGCCGGAAAACGGTCCGTCCGGCACGTATCCCGGGGGATACGGCGGTGGACCGCCGGCGGCGGCGTACCGGTGACTGCCCGCCGCGCACTGCCTCCCATCCGGACTTTAACCGTCGGTCCAGGAATTTCACCTGGTCAACCGGCCGCTGGCTGCGGACGGGTCGCGGACTATACCGCCGGTTCGGAATTACACCGACCCCGGAGTGCGCTGCTACTGGTACTAGGGCCAGTGTGCCACGGGGGATCGGCGGCCATGCGAGTGAAGCGCTGTGGCCTGGCTCACAAGAGTGCCGTCCTTGAGCGCTCCTCTTGCGCCGACAGCGTCGCGCACGCGCCGGATCCGAGGTTGGTCCAGACCTATTGACGGGTTGGTCTAGTCCTCTTAACGTTCCCTTCATCTTCCCGGGAGTCCGGCCTGTCGACGTGCGCACGTCACGGGCCAACCAGCGCCACTTTTCCGCCTGTTGCCGCATTTGGCCCTGCCATCCTCCCCTCCCC is part of the Streptomyces katrae genome and harbors:
- a CDS encoding uridine kinase family protein — protein: MEGTASLEPLAHELAALPPSLGPVRVIGVDGHAGSGKSTFAGRLAEALGGAPVLHLDDVASHAELFGWWERLRTQVVEPLAAGRPARWAPYDWDRRRFGPEQVLEPAPVLLVEGVGAGRRALRPYLARLLWMETPRETSWGRGRERDGRELSAFWDGWERAELAHFSDDPSRPFAHTLVRQSGTGYEWTSGVSATPGTPLALTERDGLPQA
- a CDS encoding AAA family ATPase, whose amino-acid sequence is MDFGMPGSAHAPAELAWLRGVDACTMGAYPQAEEEFRTAVGLDPAMADAWLGLHALRVDTTNALLRMYAHRDRFGEQRTRHRRTLNSWYWLGWWVQPVLESRRDLLLAHASHWLDGRHVPELDQALAALPPVDTDPQVRFLHACRAYLVKDWEQLVRHTEPLVHDPLLGIEAGLFGGMARVRLEMYGQAEPMLSAALMRCRSEQPQRKELRYWLARAREGTGRSAAALPLYRAVHRVDPAFMDTAARLTAIEDSTDPDDMAGMADAAGYAGYGGHLSEGFAGHGLSPAGGDYTAVALGGGGGPVQDVAPDGQVDADPPTPGEPPDPRFGPSAGTGRLEGVRHKVTLPAQGAPAGLPAGPADPQALAQALAELERMVGLEPVKRQVKALSAQLHMARLRAAQGLPVQPPKRHFVFSGPSGTGKTTVARILGRVFYALGLLGGDHLVEAQRADLVGEFLGQTAVKANELIDSAIGGVLFVDEAYSLSNSGYSKGDAYGDEALQVLLKRAEDNRDHLVVILAGYPAGMDRLLAANPGLSSRFTTRVDFPSYRPAELTAIGGVLADANGDRWDEEALEELRSISGHVVEQGWIDELGNGRFLRTLYEKSCAYRDLRLAGFAGEPSRDDLATLRLADLMQAYGEVLSGRGPQERPEPPAV
- a CDS encoding helix-turn-helix domain-containing protein, which translates into the protein MDPETEQVLDAIGPRLRRLRHDRGLTLEALAATTGISVSTLSRLESGKRRPTLELLIPLARTHRVALDQLVGAPATGDPRVHLEPLRKHGRVIVPLTRYPGRIQVFKQVLTPREPKQVTHEGHEWFYVLAGRVRLLLDDEEFVLHPGEAAEFDTARPHWFGPADGGAAEVLHLFGPRGDQAVVRAGPPAP
- a CDS encoding hemolysin family protein, which translates into the protein MNALQLLFALLLVLANGFFVGAEFALVSVRRSQIEPLAAGSKRARQVLYGLENLPRMMAAAQFGITLCSLTLGAVAEPTVARLLEPVFEAVHVPEGLVHPLGYAVALAAVVFLHLVIGEMVPKNLAMAAPEKTALWFSPGLVAFARLCGPVTTALGACAAFVLRLFKVEPKDEVEAVYTSAQLGRLVQDSRQAGLLEPVEQERLEDALELGSRPVTDVLLAPGRLVTVGPAVTPRQIEQLTVRTGYSRFPVRSDSGAFMGYLHVKDVLDLEDRERAVPQRVWRRMTTLCSTLPLDDALSVMRRDATHLAQVADTSGRVLGLVALEDVLEMLVGEVRDPAHRVPPRRRAGALTP
- a CDS encoding hemolysin family protein, coding for MTIPLLLLVAAFALILANGFFVAAEFGLVTVEKPEAERAAADGDRRARTVVEALRELSFQLSGTQLGITITSLVVGMLAEPALASLLSKPLAATGLPDGAVPGAAVLIGMLLASAVQMVVGELVPKNWAVSKPLQVARFVAGPQQAFSRALRPVISGLNAVANRLVRALGVEPAEEMASARTPGELVSLVRHSAQAGALEQDTADLFVRTLSLGELTAQHVMTPRVKVSALQDSATAADVLNLTRATGLSRFPVYRERIDEITGVVHLKDALAVRESERARTTVGRICVAPLLVPGSLPVQPLLERLRSEQPMAVVVDEYGGTAGVVTLEDIVEELVGEVRDEHDLAEDDSHELAAVTAEDGRPSWEADGSCRVHTLRRIGLEVPEGPYETVAGLVADLLGRIPAPGDRAELPGWKLSVRQVRRNRAERVRLVRLTAVPQAVAEAVPQPARAAGRQRAELEGAAR
- a CDS encoding PH domain-containing protein, producing MSESAAQPAPPELPVTFRPNRTRAVLLGVGSVMFATITAIALLLENLSPGERISFVVTAVLMASVLVLLSRPKVVADEAGVTVVNLTTTRRLEWAQILRVNLRPGDPWVFLDLNDGTSLPALGIQPGIAKARAIGDARALRALAEAHGTGAAGR
- the hisG gene encoding ATP phosphoribosyltransferase; translated protein: MLRIAVPNKGSLSGPASEMLHEAGYRQRKESKELVTVDPDNEVEFFYLRPKDIAIYVASGKLDIGITGRDLLLDSGANAEEILPLNFGRSTFRYATKPGTAKGPEDFGGMTIATSYEGIVAKHLADLGVDASVVHLDGAVETAIELGVAQIIADVVETGTSLRNAGLEVIGEPILKSEATVIRRTGADGDDPKVAQFLRRLQGVLVARSYVMMDYDCRAEHLERAVALTPGLESPTISPLHNEGWVAVRAMVPAKEAQRIMDDLYELGARAILTTSIHACRL